CAAATGATCCTCTTCGATCAAATCATCAAGATAGGGAGGCAATAGCAGACCTTGGGTCTGCTGATAATCTTTAAACTTCTTGTATCGATTATGTACCATGAATCTTGTTATCTTTGTTCGAAGATAAGAAAAGTAATTTTATCTAAACATTTGATATACAAATAGTTATAAACATTCTTATTAACAATCCTCTTTACTAAGAGCCCTTAGTTTTGATACACCCTCTTGGGGATAGGGGCTGTCAATCCGTGATCAACGTGATAGATCCCCTCAGCTCCCTGGGTCTGATCCCAAAAAGGGTGATCTCATAAACCCTGCAGACATAAAAATAAACCCCGTCGCTGCATTTGGCACCGTTTCTACTGTCTCTGCCATCCCAATTAATATCAGGATCCTCCGTTTCATAAACGATATTGCCCCAGCGGTTAAAAATGGTCATATCAACACGTTCTACCGAGGTATAAGGAAATGGGTGGAAAATATCATCATAGCTATCATCATTAGGAGTGAAAACGTTGGGAAGAGAGTAGACCGAACAGGTATCATTATCAATGCAGACCGGGTTACTGAATTCGCTCTGGTTTCCAACCGAATCTATAGCCACGACAGCATAGCAACCCGCGATATTTCCATTATTAAAATGCTCATAAGTGATTATATAGGCCGGGCTGGTCGAATCAAGGAGGACGAAATCGGTTCCTTGAAGAGGTGAGAAATAGATATGATATTTCAACACATCATCAGCACAAATGGTGTTTGGGTTAGTCCATTTCAAGGTATTGACGGCCAGGTCACAATTGGTTTCCACCGTCAGTTCGGGAGAGCAGGGAGGTTCATTATCGTATGGGCTTCCGCAAACAACCTGTGAGAAATTAATTATAGGATCTACAAAGCCGCTGGCTGTGTAACCTCCGACACTCTTAACGTAATAACAATATTGTTTCCCATTGATGAGCCCGGAATCCTGGTAAAATGGCTCCACTGTAAAACCGATCGAATCATAAGTTGATAATCCTTCATCTTTCCGGTAGATCACATAAGAATCGTTTATCCATGGCACATTCGGTTGGAAAGAGAGATTTATTTCTTCATCGGTTTCTGCTAGTTCAAGGAAGATGGAAGCAGCAAGCTGGCTGTTCCCGATAAAACCGAAAGTCAGGCTTTCAAGTGAAACCCGGTAACTGTAGGGGAATCCGCTGTAATTAAGGTCAATCCCGTTATCAATGAAGATGGTGTCGTCCAGCCCGGGGAATGTGGCGACCGGTTGAAGATCTCCGCCCACCGCGCCTTCCGACCGGTAGAGAACATACTGGTAAGGCCCGGGGATCTGGATGGTATCAAGTTCTGTCGGTTTTGACCAGGCAATAAAACCCCTGCCTGCCTGCAGATCGGTGCTGTCGTTGCTCACATTGGTAATAACCGGTATATCGCGTTTCAAGGTAGCACAGGCCTCCAGTGAAGCGTAACTTTCAGCGCCATCAATGAAAAAAGCTGTAACAATATAACAGTATTGATTGCCATGTATAAGCCCCATGCCATTATCGTCATCAATATAGGCTGTATCATCTATACCTGAATTTTCATGAATCAAGATATACCCCGTAGAAGCAGGCACTCCTGTCTGGCAAACATCATGGACAAACCCATAAAATCCAATGCGTCGGTAGATCCTGTAACCAATTGCTTTGTTACAAGGAACCCTGTCCCAATTAAGCCGTATAGTGCTTCCGACAGCTTCGGCGGTAAGGTTTTCAGGTGCAGGTGAAACGACAGTGATGGAAACTGTCTTATAACTGACAAGGTTGATCGGGTAAGCATCATCGGTTGCTTTAAAGAACAGCTGGTATGGTTGCTTCTGGACGTGGGCGCAGGTCGTATTCCATGAAAAGGTAGTCATAACTGTATCATTCCCCGCTGCAGGATCAGGTTCTATTGTTGCAGGAGATTCCGTAACTTCAAAAGGCCCTCCTGTCGCAGTAAGGGAAACCATATCCCCATCGATGTCATAAGCAGTAATATCAAAAGTCACCTGTTCACCTGCTGTGACGCAGGTATCAATCAAAGAGACGATTACAGGCGGATTATTATTGCAGGCAAGGATCTCGATCTGCATATCCCTTGTCAGGCCGCCGATTCTGGTTCCATTTCGCCATTCGTCAATCACAAAGGCAATATTATATTCACCCTGCATGACAGG
This DNA window, taken from Bacteroidales bacterium, encodes the following:
- a CDS encoding gliding motility-associated C-terminal domain-containing protein yields the protein MKKVLFICILVLFGFIQAMATHQRAAEITYRHISGLTYEAKIITYTFTPSPADRPYLDIFWGDGTSSTLKRTQKTALADNITLNVYEYNPDLDATTNRHTYSSPGTYTLYMEDPNRNYGVVNIPNSVNVPMYVQTEMVINPFLGYNNSPTLLNPPIDVGCVNQVFIHNPGAYDVDGDSLSYRLVNCKTTGGIDIPGFTQPTASNSFSINPVTGDVIWDTPVMQGEYNIAFVIDEWRNGTRIGGLTRDMQIEILACNNNPPVIVSLIDTCVTAGEQVTFDITAYDIDGDMVSLTATGGPFEVTESPATIEPDPAAGNDTVMTTFSWNTTCAHVQKQPYQLFFKATDDAYPINLVSYKTVSITVVSPAPENLTAEAVGSTIRLNWDRVPCNKAIGYRIYRRIGFYGFVHDVCQTGVPASTGYILIHENSGIDDTAYIDDDNGMGLIHGNQYCYIVTAFFIDGAESYASLEACATLKRDIPVITNVSNDSTDLQAGRGFIAWSKPTELDTIQIPGPYQYVLYRSEGAVGGDLQPVATFPGLDDTIFIDNGIDLNYSGFPYSYRVSLESLTFGFIGNSQLAASIFLELAETDEEINLSFQPNVPWINDSYVIYRKDEGLSTYDSIGFTVEPFYQDSGLINGKQYCYYVKSVGGYTASGFVDPIINFSQVVCGSPYDNEPPCSPELTVETNCDLAVNTLKWTNPNTICADDVLKYHIYFSPLQGTDFVLLDSTSPAYIITYEHFNNGNIAGCYAVVAIDSVGNQSEFSNPVCIDNDTCSVYSLPNVFTPNDDSYDDIFHPFPYTSVERVDMTIFNRWGNIVYETEDPDINWDGRDSRNGAKCSDGVYFYVCRVYEITLFGIRPRELRGSITLITD